A window of the Microscilla marina ATCC 23134 genome harbors these coding sequences:
- a CDS encoding S9 family peptidase, with protein sequence MKNIYLLVCLVCLSALAQAQKGDWKPEDVINQVSGDGFRFSPNGKMVVWAKRRPDKKKDRFISDLYLTRLDMTNKKGRYKTIRLTRSKDSDYSPVFSADSETIYFLSSRAKGKALWAMSTYGGAPYKVHTFKNSISNIHLRNQHTLFFVSSEGASYYEQQLKKEKDNVVVVEDTEHMKATRVFSFNLKTKQIERQTDNRYPTMSLAVSKNGQWMVTAHLRSLHYASDGKPRPAYYIWNLKTGTKTAVLKDTYQGPGNFEFSEDNQGFYFTSTKSSDPEWGGAGVTKLHYMTVKNPQVVNISVDWKWDLSYGLNVVGNDVLVYLANGPTNKLALMKKQGNRWTKQMVALGDMTDHVAVWALSADKKQVIYLYSTASVPLQYRIGELVQKRKVSITAGKELITLNESWKKKKTSKSEVIKWKGYNNEEVDGILYYPQDYAKGKKYPLVVAIHGGPASTDRDAWSFRWAYPVQLFTQKGAFVFKPNYHGSSNHGQKFVESIKKNYYDLEMVDITKGIDFLANQGLIDKNKMGVMGWSNGAILTTMLTVRYPDMFKVAAAGAGDVNWTSDYGTCRFGVTFDQSYFGGAPWDDRNGKTYNEAYILKSPLFELEKVKTPTLIFHGSKDRAVPRDQGWEYYRALQQVGKAKVRFLWFPGQPHGLQKLTHQIRKVKEEQAWFDKYLFKTYEKPNESFNTKSPLAMLLIKEKAANQGGVYGVMKNGALTPEVAVIKKDSIAIGRFEVTNAQYRAFDTQHKFLVTEANHPVTGIGIVKAKEYVVWLASKTGEKFRLPNEKEGKALHTQARTLAAKENSLNYWAGYKVTIDDVPGLKQKIAKLRTSLFMKAGSFKGTKVGKATIYDLGGNAAEYYTKANRLATYGYSAYDYADEGSQKVKTATRHVGIRIIKDLK encoded by the coding sequence ATGAAAAATATTTATTTGTTGGTGTGCCTGGTTTGCCTGAGTGCATTGGCACAAGCCCAAAAGGGTGATTGGAAACCCGAAGATGTCATCAATCAGGTATCTGGAGATGGATTTAGGTTTTCGCCCAATGGCAAAATGGTCGTATGGGCCAAGCGTCGTCCTGACAAGAAAAAAGATCGCTTTATCAGTGATTTATACCTTACCCGTTTGGACATGACTAACAAAAAAGGTAGGTATAAAACTATTCGCCTAACCAGGAGCAAGGACTCAGACTACAGTCCCGTTTTTTCGGCAGACAGCGAAACTATTTACTTTTTATCGTCAAGAGCCAAGGGTAAAGCGCTTTGGGCAATGAGTACGTATGGAGGAGCACCCTACAAGGTACACACTTTTAAAAATAGCATCTCAAATATTCATTTACGCAATCAACATACTTTGTTTTTTGTAAGTAGTGAAGGAGCAAGTTATTATGAGCAACAGCTCAAAAAAGAAAAAGACAATGTGGTAGTGGTAGAAGATACCGAGCACATGAAAGCCACCAGGGTATTTTCGTTTAACCTGAAAACGAAACAAATAGAGCGTCAAACCGACAATCGTTACCCTACTATGTCATTGGCAGTATCAAAGAATGGGCAATGGATGGTCACCGCTCATTTACGGTCGTTGCATTATGCCTCTGATGGCAAGCCGCGCCCCGCTTATTACATCTGGAACTTAAAAACAGGTACAAAAACAGCGGTCTTAAAAGATACTTATCAGGGGCCTGGTAACTTTGAGTTTTCGGAAGATAACCAAGGTTTTTATTTTACCTCTACCAAATCTTCTGACCCTGAATGGGGAGGGGCTGGAGTCACTAAGTTGCACTACATGACAGTGAAAAACCCACAAGTAGTCAACATTTCGGTAGACTGGAAGTGGGACTTAAGCTATGGCTTGAATGTAGTAGGCAACGATGTATTGGTGTACCTGGCCAATGGTCCTACCAATAAGTTGGCATTGATGAAAAAACAAGGCAATCGTTGGACAAAGCAAATGGTAGCCTTGGGTGATATGACCGACCATGTGGCCGTGTGGGCTTTGTCGGCAGATAAAAAGCAAGTGATTTACCTTTACTCTACGGCTTCGGTGCCGCTGCAGTACCGTATAGGCGAGCTAGTGCAAAAACGTAAGGTAAGCATTACGGCAGGCAAGGAATTGATTACCTTGAATGAAAGTTGGAAAAAGAAGAAAACCAGCAAAAGTGAGGTAATCAAATGGAAAGGCTACAACAACGAAGAGGTCGATGGTATTTTGTATTACCCTCAGGACTATGCAAAAGGGAAAAAGTACCCCTTAGTGGTAGCCATTCACGGAGGCCCCGCCAGTACCGATCGCGATGCCTGGAGTTTCCGTTGGGCGTACCCGGTGCAGTTGTTTACCCAAAAAGGGGCATTTGTGTTTAAGCCCAACTACCACGGCTCAAGCAATCACGGGCAAAAGTTTGTAGAGTCTATTAAAAAAAACTATTACGACCTGGAGATGGTAGATATTACCAAAGGAATTGATTTTTTGGCCAACCAAGGCTTGATAGATAAAAACAAAATGGGGGTGATGGGTTGGTCAAATGGAGCCATTTTAACTACCATGCTTACAGTGCGCTACCCTGATATGTTTAAAGTAGCCGCAGCCGGAGCAGGGGATGTAAACTGGACGTCTGACTATGGTACTTGCCGTTTTGGGGTAACATTTGACCAAAGTTATTTTGGCGGAGCCCCCTGGGACGATCGAAATGGTAAAACTTACAATGAGGCGTATATTCTTAAGTCGCCTTTGTTTGAGCTGGAAAAAGTGAAAACACCTACCTTGATATTTCACGGGAGCAAAGACAGGGCAGTGCCTCGTGACCAGGGGTGGGAGTACTACCGGGCTTTGCAGCAAGTAGGCAAAGCAAAAGTGCGTTTTTTATGGTTTCCGGGACAACCCCACGGTTTACAAAAGCTTACTCATCAAATTCGCAAGGTAAAAGAAGAGCAAGCCTGGTTTGATAAGTATTTGTTTAAAACTTATGAAAAGCCCAACGAGTCATTTAATACCAAAAGCCCACTGGCCATGTTATTGATCAAAGAAAAAGCAGCCAATCAGGGGGGAGTGTATGGAGTAATGAAAAATGGAGCGCTCACCCCAGAGGTAGCTGTTATCAAAAAAGACTCTATAGCCATAGGACGTTTTGAGGTAACCAATGCCCAATATCGGGCTTTTGACACTCAACATAAGTTTTTGGTGACTGAAGCCAATCATCCGGTCACGGGCATAGGTATTGTTAAAGCTAAGGAGTATGTAGTTTGGCTGGCAAGCAAAACAGGTGAGAAGTTTCGACTACCTAACGAAAAAGAAGGCAAGGCTTTGCACACGCAAGCACGTACACTCGCTGCCAAAGAAAACTCACTCAATTATTGGGCGGGCTACAAAGTCACTATTGATGATGTACCAGGGCTTAAACAAAAAATAGCCAAACTAAGGACTTCTTTATTTATGAAGGCAGGTAGCTTTAAAGGTACTAAAGTAGGCAAGGCTACCATCTACGATTTGGGCGGGAATGCTGCCGAGTATTATACCAAAGCCAACCGTTTGGCTACCTATGGTTACAGTGCTTATGATTATGCTGATGAAGGCAGCCAAAAAGTAAAAACAGCCACCAGGCACGTAGGCATAAGGATCATAAAAGACCTGAAGTAA
- the gldC gene encoding gliding motility protein GldC yields the protein MRKEDININVTLDDANVCEQILWMATNTPDQGTNGSKAMSLSFWDEDGKGTAKMDLWTKKMEIHEMKAFCIETIAGLADTVRQATNDEAMAMDIDDLCRRLSQRLKQEMEQQKQ from the coding sequence ATGCGAAAAGAAGATATTAATATCAATGTGACATTGGATGACGCCAATGTATGTGAGCAAATACTTTGGATGGCTACCAATACACCTGACCAAGGTACAAATGGTTCAAAGGCCATGTCTTTGTCGTTTTGGGACGAAGACGGTAAAGGTACTGCCAAAATGGACTTATGGACTAAAAAAATGGAAATTCATGAGATGAAGGCATTTTGTATCGAAACAATTGCTGGACTCGCTGATACCGTTCGTCAGGCAACCAACGATGAAGCAATGGCTATGGATATAGACGACCTATGCCGCCGTTTGAGCCAACGTTTGAAACAGGAAATGGAACAACAAAAGCAATAA
- the folD gene encoding bifunctional methylenetetrahydrofolate dehydrogenase/methenyltetrahydrofolate cyclohydrolase FolD: protein MIKIDGKQTALDIQKEIAQEVEKIKANGGKAPHLAAVLVGNDGASETYVGHKVKACERVGFESTLLRYDDTISEDELLKVVEDLNQNPEIDGFIVQFPVPKHISETKIVEHIAPEKDVDGLHPINIGRVAKNLPAYVSATPQGILTLLERYQIDTSGKHCVVLGRSQLVGRPLSILLSQKSDVGNCTVTVCHSRTPNVAQFTKQADILVAAMGIPAFVKADMVKEGAIVIDVGTTRVPDASRKKGFRLSGDVNFAEVAEKSSYITPVPGGVGPMTVTSLLQNTLLAAQKKVYK from the coding sequence ATGATAAAAATTGACGGCAAGCAAACTGCCTTAGACATTCAAAAAGAGATAGCTCAGGAAGTAGAAAAAATAAAAGCCAATGGAGGCAAAGCACCTCATCTGGCAGCAGTGTTGGTGGGCAATGATGGCGCCAGCGAGACGTATGTGGGGCATAAAGTAAAGGCCTGTGAAAGAGTAGGCTTTGAGTCTACTCTTTTGCGTTATGACGACACCATTAGTGAAGATGAACTGTTAAAAGTGGTAGAAGACTTGAACCAAAACCCAGAAATTGATGGTTTTATTGTACAATTTCCCGTGCCTAAGCATATTAGCGAAACCAAAATAGTAGAACATATTGCCCCTGAGAAGGATGTAGATGGTTTGCACCCGATAAACATTGGAAGAGTGGCCAAAAACTTGCCCGCCTATGTATCTGCTACCCCGCAAGGGATCTTAACCTTGCTTGAGCGTTACCAGATCGATACTTCGGGCAAGCATTGCGTGGTATTGGGCAGAAGCCAATTGGTAGGTCGACCATTGAGTATTTTGCTTTCGCAAAAGTCAGACGTAGGTAACTGTACTGTTACGGTATGCCATAGTCGTACCCCCAATGTAGCGCAATTTACCAAACAAGCCGATATATTGGTAGCAGCCATGGGTATTCCGGCGTTTGTAAAAGCCGATATGGTAAAAGAAGGAGCCATTGTGATAGATGTTGGCACTACCCGCGTGCCCGATGCTTCACGCAAGAAGGGGTTTAGACTATCGGGCGATGTAAATTTTGCCGAAGTAGCAGAAAAGAGTAGTTATATAACACCCGTGCCAGGTGGAGTAGGACCTATGACGGTTACCTCACTGTTGCAAAACACTTTGTTGGCAGCTCAAAAGAAGGTGTACAAATAA
- the mnmA gene encoding tRNA 2-thiouridine(34) synthase MnmA, giving the protein MSKKGRVLVAMSGGIDSSLAAVLLHEQGYEVVGITMKTWDYASSGGSKKETGCCSLDSINDARNIAVDLGFPHLILDIRNEFGDYVIDHFTNEYLDGRTPNPCVLCNTHIKWDALLRRADKLDCEHIATGHYANIREENGRYVISKGIDEGKDQSYALWGVSQQSLSRTILPLGQLYKSQIREMAIERGFVELVNKSESYEICFVPDNDYRGFLKRRVPELEEKVDGGDFILEDGTVVGKHKGYPFYTIGQRKGLGIALGYPVYVTGIDKNNNRVVLGTVKDLEKNGMIVNQLTLQKYADMKGKPLETVTKVRYNHEGAPARIEQVSDHEIKVWFHEEVSAIAPGQAAVFYEGDDMIGGGWIKSSFKWQENEEGIIVENSALPSLK; this is encoded by the coding sequence ATGAGCAAAAAAGGACGAGTTTTGGTGGCAATGAGTGGAGGGATAGATAGCTCTTTGGCTGCCGTTCTACTACACGAACAAGGCTACGAAGTAGTAGGCATTACAATGAAAACTTGGGATTATGCTTCGTCAGGTGGAAGTAAAAAAGAAACCGGTTGCTGTAGCCTCGACTCTATCAATGATGCCCGAAATATTGCCGTTGACCTCGGTTTTCCACACTTAATCTTAGATATTCGCAATGAGTTTGGCGATTATGTGATCGACCATTTTACCAATGAATATCTCGACGGACGCACACCTAACCCCTGTGTACTGTGTAACACCCACATAAAATGGGATGCATTGCTACGCCGTGCCGACAAGCTTGACTGTGAGCATATAGCCACAGGGCATTATGCCAACATTCGCGAAGAAAACGGGCGTTATGTTATATCTAAAGGCATTGATGAAGGCAAAGACCAATCGTATGCTTTGTGGGGGGTTTCTCAGCAAAGCCTGAGCCGTACCATACTGCCCTTGGGACAATTGTACAAATCCCAGATCAGAGAGATGGCTATAGAACGGGGTTTTGTAGAACTGGTAAATAAATCAGAGTCTTATGAAATATGCTTTGTGCCTGACAACGATTACCGTGGCTTTTTGAAAAGACGCGTACCGGAACTGGAAGAAAAAGTAGACGGTGGTGATTTTATATTGGAAGATGGTACAGTAGTGGGCAAACACAAAGGTTACCCCTTTTATACTATCGGACAACGCAAAGGCCTGGGCATTGCTTTGGGCTATCCGGTGTATGTGACTGGTATAGACAAAAACAATAACCGGGTAGTGCTGGGTACAGTAAAAGACCTGGAAAAAAACGGTATGATTGTAAACCAGCTAACTTTGCAAAAATATGCCGATATGAAAGGTAAACCTCTGGAAACCGTTACCAAAGTAAGGTATAATCACGAGGGAGCTCCTGCCCGTATTGAGCAGGTAAGTGACCACGAGATCAAAGTTTGGTTTCACGAAGAAGTAAGCGCCATTGCTCCTGGGCAAGCCGCTGTTTTTTATGAAGGAGACGACATGATTGGCGGGGGTTGGATTAAATCGAGCTTTAAATGGCAAGAAAACGAAGAGGGAATCATTGTAGAAAATTCAGCATTGCCTTCTTTAAAATAA
- a CDS encoding calcium/sodium antiporter: protein MSIWLALVVILLAFYVMTEIVDRHFIKSLDNIAEWMKLPPSVAGATLLALGTSAPEISTALFALFLEGANPATGVGTIVGSAIFQILVVIGFAAVVKTSYLNWRPVMRDSIFYAFSVGLLILFVADNKFTLIEGIAFVCSYFLYLFVLFLWTKYVNEEATTPKNGFETPAGSARAEFEGAAHHLDTPRPIEAIEKDMEDETRRNPFKILQKTLGYPVEFLMNLIPDPEEKPRWTIPVFLLSLVIIAGASYFLVVAAEALAKAMDIPPAIIALTILAGGSSIPEMISSAIVAKQGRGDMAIANAIGSNIFDILMSLGLPVLIYILIKGQPLTDLGGANITSSIILLFTTLIVVVLLLFVQKFKATRPFGLFLIFLYLIYVVAAYMGWIGG from the coding sequence ATGTCTATTTGGTTGGCTTTAGTTGTTATCCTGCTTGCGTTCTATGTAATGACAGAAATTGTAGACCGCCACTTTATTAAAAGTTTGGATAATATTGCCGAATGGATGAAGTTACCGCCCAGTGTGGCTGGTGCTACGCTCCTTGCATTAGGCACCAGTGCACCCGAAATATCCACAGCACTTTTTGCTTTGTTTCTTGAGGGAGCCAACCCTGCTACTGGTGTAGGTACCATTGTAGGTTCGGCTATTTTCCAAATACTGGTAGTGATCGGCTTTGCGGCAGTAGTAAAAACATCTTACCTCAATTGGCGCCCTGTAATGCGAGACAGCATTTTTTATGCGTTTTCGGTAGGCTTACTCATCTTATTTGTTGCTGATAACAAGTTTACCCTTATAGAAGGAATAGCATTTGTGTGCAGTTACTTTCTTTACCTATTTGTGCTGTTTTTGTGGACCAAATACGTAAATGAAGAAGCTACCACACCTAAAAACGGTTTTGAAACCCCAGCCGGAAGCGCCCGTGCCGAGTTCGAAGGTGCTGCTCATCATTTAGACACCCCACGCCCCATAGAAGCCATAGAAAAAGACATGGAAGACGAAACTCGTCGTAATCCTTTTAAAATATTGCAAAAAACCCTCGGTTATCCGGTAGAGTTTCTTATGAACCTGATACCCGACCCCGAAGAAAAACCTCGCTGGACAATTCCGGTTTTCTTACTATCACTGGTTATTATTGCTGGGGCTTCTTATTTTTTGGTCGTAGCCGCCGAAGCACTCGCCAAAGCCATGGATATTCCCCCTGCCATTATTGCCCTTACTATACTCGCGGGTGGTAGCTCTATTCCTGAAATGATTTCGTCAGCGATTGTTGCCAAGCAAGGGAGAGGAGATATGGCCATTGCCAATGCCATTGGTAGCAACATTTTTGATATTCTAATGAGCCTTGGTTTACCCGTGTTGATTTATATTTTGATCAAAGGTCAGCCCCTTACCGACTTGGGAGGAGCCAACATTACTTCTTCTATCATTTTGTTGTTTACTACGCTGATAGTAGTAGTCTTACTTCTATTTGTACAAAAATTTAAAGCCACTCGCCCCTTTGGTTTATTTCTTATCTTTTTGTATTTAATATATGTAGTGGCTGCCTATATGGGTTGGATTGGCGGCTAA